Proteins found in one Magnolia sinica isolate HGM2019 chromosome 5, MsV1, whole genome shotgun sequence genomic segment:
- the LOC131245628 gene encoding cold-regulated 413 inner membrane protein 2, chloroplastic-like, with the protein MALPPLPFAILRSELKPFNGYAPFRLWVNMVVGVLSWHSWFVSFTTFLAGYVFKSFSCSQCELELPFLALLLVIVAPYQAMNLRGMQAGAIISLARAGFLALQHFSRVGSLQQAFDQRSVVATLSVICITVVPCLLLF; encoded by the exons ATGGCGTTGCCTCCGTTGCCGTTTGCTATTCTGCGATCAGAGCTGAAACCCTTCAATGGGTATGCTCCGTTTCGTCTGT GGGTGAATATGGTGGTTGGAGTGCTTTCTTGGCACTCTTGGTTCGTCTCTTTTACTACATTCCTGGCAGGTTATGTATTTAAATCATTTAGTTGCAGTCAAT GTGAATTGGAACTGCCCTTCTTAGCATTGCTGCTTGTGATTGTTGCTCCTTATCAAGCGATGAACCTAAG AGGAATGCAAGCTGGTGCGATCATTTCATTAGCAAGAGCTGGGTTTTTGGCTTTACAACATTTCTCAAGGGTAGGCAGCTTGCAGCAAGCATTTGATCAACGGTCCGTAGTTGCCACTTTATCTGTCATCTGCATAACTGTTGTTCCATGCTTGCTTTTGTTCTGA